One window of Nocardia nova SH22a genomic DNA carries:
- a CDS encoding VOC family protein encodes MSDLPHTVRGVDHVAYPTFDPAATVSFYRDVLGFPVVHSICAAGWGPEKHPDFIHFFFDIGNNDRLAFFYYFGLEPFDGGPQGDSYSRFDADVPIWFIRSRHLAIHVDSEEDLLEYRRRLDGSRWPVEMQIQHETIESIYTHDPNGYMIEITRALRPVTPQEDLDANLTIDALVDVVSQPNPNMAALLARKAELIVERAAAWRHTHTGEVVAR; translated from the coding sequence ATGAGCGATCTACCGCACACCGTCCGGGGCGTCGACCACGTCGCCTACCCGACCTTCGACCCCGCCGCGACCGTCAGCTTCTATCGAGATGTTTTGGGATTCCCGGTGGTGCATTCGATCTGCGCGGCGGGATGGGGTCCGGAGAAGCATCCCGACTTCATCCACTTCTTCTTCGATATCGGTAACAACGATCGCCTGGCCTTCTTCTACTACTTCGGCCTCGAACCGTTCGACGGTGGGCCACAAGGTGATTCGTACTCCCGCTTCGACGCCGACGTGCCCATCTGGTTCATTCGCTCCCGGCACCTGGCCATTCATGTCGACAGCGAAGAGGATCTGCTCGAATACCGCCGCCGGCTCGATGGCAGCCGATGGCCGGTGGAAATGCAGATCCAGCACGAGACCATCGAATCGATCTACACCCACGACCCGAACGGGTACATGATCGAAATCACCCGCGCGCTCCGGCCGGTCACACCACAGGAGGATCTGGACGCGAACCTGACCATCGACGCTCTGGTCGACGTTGTGTCCCAACCGAATCCGAACATGGCCGCACTGCTGGCCCGCAAGGCCGAACTCATCGTGGAGCGCGCCGCGGCCTGGCGGCACACGCACACCGGGGAAGTGGTGGCGCGATGA